Proteins encoded by one window of Conger conger chromosome 1, fConCon1.1, whole genome shotgun sequence:
- the LOC133139432 gene encoding 14-3-3 protein beta/alpha-1-like, which produces MASSDVDKAKLAEQAERYEDMALIMKTLTEEKGKSFKENLPKEDEEMNLLSNEERNLLSVAYKNVVGARRSSWRVISSMEQKSDEDNKNGIKEYRNKVETELKKICKEVLTLLDDYLIPYSTPAECKVFYYKMKGDYYRYLAEVAGDERKETIENSQKAYEQAKEGAKAMQPTHPIRLGLALNFSVFYYEILNSPEQACALAKTAFDDAISELDKLNEDSYKDSTLIMQLLRDNLTLWTSDTAADEGEGQEPVKS; this is translated from the exons ATGGCGTCTTCTGATGTTGATAAGGCCAAGTTAGCGGAGCAGGCTGAGCGCTACGAGGATATGGCCCTCATAATGAAGACATTAacagaggagaaagggaaaTCCTTTAAAGAAAACCTGCCCAAAGAAGATGAAGAAATGAACCTGCTGTCCAACGAAGAGAGGAACCTGCTGTCTGTCGCCTACAAGAACGTGGTTGGAGCACGCCGGTCCTCCTGGAGGGTGATATCCAGCATGGAGCAGAAGAGCGACGAGGACAACAAGAATGGAATCAAGGAATACCGCAATAAGGTGGAAACTGAGCTGAAGAAAATCTGTAAAGAAGTACTG ACATTGCTGGACGACTATTTAATTCCCTACTCTACCCCCGCCGAGTGCAAAGTCTTCTATTACAAGATGAAGGGAGACTACTACAGGTACCTTGCTGAAGTTGCTGGAGACGAGAGGAAAG AGACTATAGAAAACTCTCAAAAGGCGTACGAGCAGGCTAAAGAGGGTGCGAAGGCAATGCAGCCCACGCACCCAATCCGGTTGGGCCTGGCGCTGAACTTCTCCGTCTTCTACTACGAGATTCTCAACTCCCCCGAACAAGCCTGTGCTCTTGCCAAAACG GCCTTTGATGATGCCATCTCTGAGCTGGATAAACTGAATGAAGATTCATACAAAGACAGTACTCTCATTATGCAGCTGCTAAGGGATAACCTTACA TTATGGACATCAGACACCGCAGCAGACGAAGGTGAAGGTCAAGAGCCCGTCAAGAGCTAG